A single window of Caldimicrobium thiodismutans DNA harbors:
- a CDS encoding YbgA family protein produces MVRPCLLISRCFFEEVRYDGGKIVDPLVEKLKPFIEAIPFCPEAEFGLGIPRPKIRVLKKYNQRIIWQEDTRRDLTFEMRNFFIQYLASLSQIDGALLKSKSPSCGVGTATLYEDDKKVGKTDGLFAHIFKKVFPDLPLEDEGRLRDKSLYYNFLTRIFILSRFRVEVKIENPKSLLDFHTRAKFLLKTYHEELTKEMGRLLARAESEEGKFLHYETLLKEALKKRPDRKKHANTLYHLAGYFTKRISPKERHHLIHLIEKFGLGKVDLHVPLELIKSFALRFDENYILSQIYLEPFPAELY; encoded by the coding sequence ATGGTTCGACCCTGCTTGTTAATTAGCAGATGCTTTTTTGAAGAGGTTAGATATGATGGGGGAAAAATTGTTGATCCCCTGGTTGAGAAATTAAAACCCTTTATTGAGGCTATACCCTTTTGCCCAGAGGCAGAGTTTGGTCTCGGTATCCCAAGGCCAAAAATTAGAGTTCTAAAAAAATATAACCAAAGGATCATCTGGCAGGAGGATACCAGAAGAGACTTAACCTTTGAGATGAGGAATTTTTTTATTCAATATCTTGCTTCTCTTTCCCAGATAGATGGAGCCCTTCTTAAGAGTAAATCCCCCTCTTGCGGAGTAGGTACAGCTACGCTTTATGAGGATGATAAAAAAGTTGGGAAAACAGATGGACTTTTTGCTCACATCTTTAAAAAAGTCTTTCCTGATTTACCTCTTGAAGACGAAGGCAGACTCAGAGATAAAAGCCTTTATTATAATTTTTTGACAAGAATTTTTATCCTGAGCCGTTTTAGAGTAGAGGTCAAAATTGAGAATCCTAAGAGCCTTCTTGATTTTCATACAAGGGCAAAGTTTCTCCTCAAAACCTATCATGAGGAATTAACTAAGGAAATGGGTAGACTTCTTGCGCGAGCAGAATCAGAAGAGGGTAAGTTTTTACATTATGAAACTTTATTAAAAGAAGCTTTAAAGAAAAGACCTGATAGAAAGAAACATGCCAATACTTTATATCACCTGGCAGGTTATTTCACTAAAAGGATAAGTCCTAAGGAAAGACATCATCTCATACATTTAATTGAAAAATTTGGACTTGGAAAAGTTGATTTACATGTGCCTTTGGAACTA